From the genome of Vitis riparia cultivar Riparia Gloire de Montpellier isolate 1030 chromosome 2, EGFV_Vit.rip_1.0, whole genome shotgun sequence:
ACACATACTGTTTAATTCACAAACATGTACCATAATCTATGAAATTATCCTGCTAACTCAAGAACAACTGACAAAGAACATCAgcataaaaagagaaaaatagcaCATTTTAAATTCCCCATGCCTGCAACAGTCAAGTTCAACTGGGAAACCCAGCGGAATGCCCCAGGTTTCTACCTCAACCTTCACAATTGGCCACTGCACCATATTCTGCAATTACTATTGCCATTCATACAACACTCAGAAATATATCACAATTCAAACTCATCTTCAAGCTTCAGTTGCTCCGCTGCTGCTtcttcctcatcatcatcaatcaCAAAATACGGATTGTGAGCCTCAGGCTTGAACTTATAACCGGTGTACACATAGAAAGCCAGCGTTGCCAACTCCCCTGCAACTGTACTAGTCCAGAGATACCGATAAGAGGTAATGGTCTCCAATGCATACACCACAACCCGGGTAAAATATATGTAGCAAATAAACACAACATAATAATGTCTGAACAGAGTCAACTTCATCAAATTCACAGCTGCCTTCCCATCAGTCCTAGCTGCCTCACGCAAATTCTTAATCGACCACACAATTGGGAACAAGACGGCACAGCAGCAAAGTATATCAACAAGCAAAAATACCTGCTTCCATGTGAACCAGTCATGCCCGTACGGCCCCGATTCATCAATCACAATTTGTGCAATATTCGCAACCACTTGAAGCGGAATCACAATCATCAAAACCGTCTTCTCCTTATCTTGCAAGTAGGGTTTCAAGAACGACCAACCCGTCCCGATCAAAACAATCAAAGTGAAAAGCGAAATCCCCTTCAGAAAACtgaatatataaaacaaaacatcCCAACCGTGTGCACTACCAGTTCTCTTAATGTACGATTTATCCTCCGCCTCACAGAGTAAATTCAGCGCCTTCAATATCACCACCGCAAGCATAAAGAAATGAATACGAAACACCGTCAAGCGCTTCTTGTGAAGAACCCTAATCCAAATAGCGGCCATACCgaaataaatcaaagaaaagagaaaataaaccCTAGGCAGCACCGCTTTTCCGGCCGACAAGTAATCCCGACGACCGTTCTTGTCTTCAAGATTATACATCACGGATCGAACGTTCATCGAGATCTGCACCTGCTGAAGGCAGTTGGCGAAGACAAGAGTAAACTGATCCGCGTCGTTCATCTGATACACCGTACCAAAGCTCGTAGCCCCCTTGAGCCGATCGAAGGAATACACAGTCTTGACGACGTCAGACTTGAGAGCGCAGGTGATGTCCGACTCTTCCAGCTGCTGAAGAACATGTAGCCATGAGTCACGCGTGCAGAGGAAGAATCCGATTTTGGAGAGATCGAGATTGGGGTTAGAGTTAGAGAGCGAGATTTGCGAGACGTCGAGCTCCAGGCGGCCGGTGTGGGTAAATCCGAACACATCGAGAGGGATGATCGGTTGACTATCGGATCGGATCTCGGAGGTGTGGATCTCCGCGAAGCAACCAGAGAACGACAGAGTGGTGAGGAGGATGAGAGCCAAGCAGCGAGATGAAGCGCAGGAGATCGCCATTGGGAGATCTGAGGGCGGGGAGCTCAGATCAGATCTGTGATCGAGTAGTTGGAGAGCAGACCTGAAGGAGACGAGCGATTATATATGCATTAACACCTCACCGACTATGTTAGTTTTGACGGGTTTTACAAGCTACGAAAGTCTTCCCGATGGCCAAGACTAGTAAACGCTTTCCGCTtgatggtttctttttttttttttttttttttttaacaatcgtgaaattttaaatttctaatttgtatttaattttaggcaacttttttatttttatttttaaacttaaattttaaactgaaattttaaaaataattttaaatttatgtttacaagttgtttttaaattttctaatttgataataaaaattttgaaaaataaattttaaaataaaatattaatattcataattataaaagaaaaaatttactttaagattattattttttaaaaataaaaataaaaataaacaaatatatagtaaaaaataaaatgatatttttaatgattttcaatcattcttttGTTACCACTAGATAGTATACACGTGCCAAAACACGTAGGACAATATAAAAAaagtctaataaaaaaatagtttgtaaatttattatttcaagacttatataaaaatcaagtttcaaaatcaaataattgaattaaacatgaaaccaaatttaaaaaaatgggaatagatataaataagatCATATTTTTTGGCACCAATTTTTatgttaataaaattattttttaatcaatttttttatattaaaaaataaatgtcacTTTGGTCCTTGAACATAACATTTACCAATCTTAATTTAAAcacatcatttattttttttacattaaatttgtaaatttttttgagttaattattttatatataatttaatttttttttcttttatatcaaagctttttaataaaaattagaacaaaaatgACTTAATTTGAGCAAGAAATTTGtggattaaaaaaatctaaaaaaaaaaaaacggataACATACCCTAAAAAGTtgatgagaaaattttgaaaagaatagagaatgacgaaagaagagaaaaattttcaaactttaaagatggaaaatgaaatgatcacaagaaatttgaaaagttttcaaatttttaatgataaatttgtGTAACATTAAATGTATTAATAATGTGGTTTTAAAGAGAACGAGATTTATAACTTTTAAGACAtttttagaatgaaaaaaagtgaaaagtaaataaaaaaattaattatgggTTTTTGATacactttcttttaaagaaaataaataaaaaatttatgttgaatttaaaaattcttatgaaaaaatcattgacttatattatattgttaaaaattatgttttaattcgtttttaaaaaccattatatattttgtaaaatttattattatttttgtttgtaaaaatagaaaatggaaccagattaaattaaataatttcatatttgaggaaaaatatataatataacaaattattcaatcaaacaaaaagtatacaaaagaaaaataagttttgttataaaaatattttaaaaaatcaaaagaattaaaatctcaatAGAAGATTTTGGTAAATTCAATAATTATCTATTTAATAAGTGTTGTTATtaatttactattatttaattaaatataaaagtttaaaagatttaatggaaataattcaataattatCTCAAAATGAATGGAAATAACTATTACAatgataaaaagtaaaaagtttcctgtaatatttttaagaaaattaatttatttcattgaaaaaatgaaagatatgttaggataagaagaaaaaaataataataatataaatattaaatacattttatttattttctcaaaacacacttcaatatgatttaaaatactacaaacatattattaaaaaaaaaaatgattatgggAGAGTTTCAAACAAACCTTAAATGTCTTTCATCTCAATTTTAAATCCAAAATCAAAAAACACTCTATGATGATCTTCTACTATAACTAGACTTCTctacatatataatataaataaaccAGAATCAATTGTTAAAACTAATAAACATCGTATTGGTGATTATGTGgtgttttatcaaatataatgaaGGATGAAGTAACTATGTTGGACGGACGTTGAAGATTAATGTATAGTTTGAGAGATTTCCCATAAATAttaaccttttcttttataatttttttaaagcagtttttaggattgaatttgaatataaaattaaaatgagacTATAAACATACAGATTTCTATTGTGTCAAGcaattaaaactttaaataaaattcatattaagactgttaatgaaataaaaattagaggcaaatgaaaagattaaatttttcgttaccttttaggtttgtgattaaatttttcattaccTTTTAGGTTTGCGATGCAAGGAATGATTTCTTTAAcctcaagaaaatgaaaatattaaattcccaaattttctattaccttttaggttttttttatgtcaatttAAGGAATGACTTATGTTAGCcctaagaaaatgaaaggaTTAAATTCTCCAAGTTGattatgaatatgaaaaatattaaattttgaattaccttttaggtttgTGATGATAATTTTAAGAATGGTTTATGTTATGTTAAACAATTAAAACcgtaacaaaaattaaaatataaaactattatttaagttgattattagtattggtaaagatatttcaaaaaaataaaaaataaaaaaacaaaaaaaaaaaacagctcaTACTTTTATAAGtaatatagataaataaaaataaaatttaaaataattaattcaattgataaaaaaatatacaaataataaaacctAGGCTATGGGTAGTTGGTACCATACCACATAATTTTGCTAATAATTTAGAATTATGCTTTAGGGAGTTTATTGGCTGTGGGCCAAAAGTCTTTATAACTTGTATAAGAAGGATATAAAATAAGGAGAGACCAAAATACCCTTTAGAATAATCATCTCACCTAGAACATATAAAATGGAAAGTTATTGTAGGGAGAATTTATGGTCCGTACATGATctacaaaaattagaatttttaccATTGGatttacatatttaattatGGTCATTGATTTGAATTGGAAAACACTTGCTACTAGTTTCTTAATGGAGGATTGAATTGGAAAGGATACAAATTtagtaataattaagtaatgttattttatattattaaaatatataatttataataaataaaataatgtattatctaattttatcttcatttttatttttacatcaatattatttaatatatatatatatatatatatatatatatatatatatatatatatatatatatatatatatatatatatatatatatatatatagtttaaatatatataataatagtttttggttctttatcaaccatttaataaaaaattaattgaattaaaaaattaagtttattttgaattctaatcttattatattaaagaactaaaat
Proteins encoded in this window:
- the LOC117932552 gene encoding protein CANDIDATE G-PROTEIN COUPLED RECEPTOR 7, with the protein product MAISCASSRCLALILLTTLSFSGCFAEIHTSEIRSDSQPIIPLDVFGFTHTGRLELDVSQISLSNSNPNLDLSKIGFFLCTRDSWLHVLQQLEESDITCALKSDVVKTVYSFDRLKGATSFGTVYQMNDADQFTLVFANCLQQVQISMNVRSVMYNLEDKNGRRDYLSAGKAVLPRVYFLFSLIYFGMAAIWIRVLHKKRLTVFRIHFFMLAVVILKALNLLCEAEDKSYIKRTGSAHGWDVLFYIFSFLKGISLFTLIVLIGTGWSFLKPYLQDKEKTVLMIVIPLQVVANIAQIVIDESGPYGHDWFTWKQVFLLVDILCCCAVLFPIVWSIKNLREAARTDGKAAVNLMKLTLFRHYYVVFICYIYFTRVVVYALETITSYRYLWTSTVAGELATLAFYVYTGYKFKPEAHNPYFVIDDDEEEAAAEQLKLEDEFEL